A window from Setaria italica strain Yugu1 chromosome VIII, Setaria_italica_v2.0, whole genome shotgun sequence encodes these proteins:
- the LOC101758058 gene encoding glutaredoxin-C10, which yields MDRVARLVSERTVVVFTVSNCSWCNVVTSLLDSLGVHAAVHDLDRDPRGREMERELARRLGGGAGRGGSTPTVPAVFVGGDLVGGINRVLALHLSDELVRMLRNAGAICPC from the coding sequence ATGGACCGCGTGGCGAGGCTGGTGTCGGAGCGGACGGTGGTGGTGTTCACGGTGAGCAACTGCAGCTGGTGCAACGTCGTGACGTCGCTGCTGGACAGCCTGGGCGTGCACGCCGCCGTGCACGATCTGGACAGGGACCCCCGGGGCCGGGAGATGGAGCGGGAACTCGCCAGgaggctcggcggcggcgccgggcgcggtGGCAGCACACCGACCGTGCCGGCGGTGTTCGTGGGCGGCGACCTCGTCGGCGGGATTAACAGGGTCCTGGCGCTGCACCTCAGCGACGAGCTCGTGCGCATGCTCAGGAACGCCGGCGCGATCTGCCCATGCTAG
- the LOC101758474 gene encoding glutaredoxin-C10, translating into MDRVARLVSERAVVVFTASNCSMCDVVTSLLGSLGVNAAVHDLDRDPRGREMERELARRLGGGSGPGGSTPTVPAVFVGGDLVGGTNRVMALHLAGELVPMLRNAGALWL; encoded by the coding sequence ATGGACCGCGTTGCGAGGCTGGTGTCGGagcgggcggtggtggtgttcACGGCGAGCAACTGCAGCATGTGCGACGTCGTGACGTCGCTGCTGGGCAGCCTGGGCGTGAACGCTGCCGTGCACGATCTGGACAGGGACCCCCGGGGCCGGGAGATGGAGCGGGAGCTCGCCAGGAGGCTGGGCGGCGGCTCCGGGCCCGGTGGCAGCACACCGACCGTGCCGGCGGTGTTCGTGGGCGGCGACCTCGTCGGTGGGACCAACAGGGTCATGGCGCTGcacctcgccggcgagctcgtgcCCATGCTCAGGAACGCCGGCGCGCTCTGGCTGTAG